GATCGTGAGCAGGCCATGGCGCTCTGGATGGCGGTGGCTGAGGCGGTTGAAGGGCGGAGTGAGGCTTATCTGAAGCGCTATGGCTGCACCGGCATGCACGTTGGGGCAGCCCTGTTCAATCGTGAGCGTCAGCTGCATTGGGCAGGCCCTGAAGGACGACTGATGCTTCGGCATTGCGGCCTTCAACTCCATCCCGTCGCTGCTGATTCAGGTCAAGGCCCTTCTCTACGCTGAACTATTGGCGGCCGATTTCCGCGGCCTACCGTTCCACGGCTTTCGTGTGAGATGTCCCAGGTTCCGATTGAAGGTCAGCGACAGCCGGCAATCGTCATTCTTGATTTCGGCTCCCAGTACTCCGAACTGATTGCCCGCCGGGTGCGAGAGACCGAAGTGTTTTCCGTGGTGCTGGGATACAGCACCTCTGTTGAAGAGCTACGCCAACTTGCGCCCAAGGGGATCATCCTCAGCGGCGGCCCCAGTTCGGTGTATGCCGATGGTGCTCCTCTCTGTGACCCACAGATCTGGTCGATGGGGATTCCGGTGCTCGGCGTCTGTTACGGCATGCAGCTGATGGTGCAGCAGTTGGGCGGACGTGTGGTGGCAGCCACCGGTAAAGCGGAGTACGGCAAAGCACCGCTCGAGGTGGACGATCCCACGGACTTGCTCACCAATGTGGATAACGGCTCCACGATGTGGATGAGTCATGGGGATTCGGTGGAAGCTCTTCCGGAGGGCTTCGTGCGCCTTGCCCATACGGCGAATACTCCTGAGGCGGCCGTCGCTCACCATGAGCGCCAGTTGTATGGGGTGCAGTTCCATCCCGAGGTGGTGCATTCCACCTGCGGCATGGCGATGCTCCGCAATTTCGTCTATCACATCTGTGGCTGTGAGCCTGATTGGACTACAGCAACGTTCATTGAGGAAGCTGTCAAACAGATTCGCGACCAGGTCGGCGAGAAGAGGGTGTTGCTTGCTCTCTCAGGTGGCGTGGATTCCTCAACCCTGGCCTTTCTGCTCAAGAAGGCCATTGGTGATCAGCTCACCTGCATGTTCATTGATCAGGGCTTCATGCGCAAGGGCGAGCCTGAGTTCCTGATGGACTTCTTTGACCGCAAGTTCAATATATACGTTGAGTACATCAAAGCCCGGCAACGGTTCCTGACCAAACTCAAGGACGTCACAGATCCGGAGCAGAAGCGCAAGATCATCGGCACCGAATTCATCCGTGTTTTTGAAGAGGAGAGCCGTCGCCTCGGTCCCTTTGATTATCTGGCCCAGGGCACGCTCTATCCCGATGTGATCGAGAGTGCTGGGACCAATGTCGATCCCAAGACCGGTGAGCGGGTGGCTGTGAAGATCAAGAGCCACCACAACGTGGGTGGCCTCCCCAAGGATCTTCAGTTCAAGCTGGTGGAACCGCTGCGCAAGTTGTTCAAAGACGAAGTGCGCAAAGTCGGTCGCTCGCTCGGACTTCCTGAGGAGATCGTGCGTCGTCATCCCTTCCCTGGTCCGGGTCTGGCGATTCGCATCCTTGGTGAAGTCACAGCGGAGAAACTTGATTGCCTGCGTGACGCGGACCTGATCGTGCGCGAAGAGGTGAAGGAAGCCGGTCTGTATCACGACATCTGGCAGGCCTTCGCCGTTCTGTTGCCTGTGCGGTCAGTGGGAGTCATGGGTGACAAGCGCACCTATGCCTGGCCGATTGTGCTCCGCTGCGTTTCCAGTGAAGACGGTATGACCGCAGACTGGTCAAGATTGCCCTACGACCTGATGGAGACCATTTCCAATCGCATTGTCAATGAGGTGAAAGGTGTGAACCGTGTGGTTCTGGACATCACCAGCAAACCGCCTGGCACCATCGAGTGGGAATAGTGCAAAACATCCAGAGAATCGCTCTCTGGATGTTTTTTGTTCATGCCATCCCTAGATTTGTAATGGTCGAAAGACGGTTGTGATCTGAGGATCACTGCCTGAAAGCTGCTTTTGTCAGATTTATTTTCCGATCGGGATGGTTTTTATTTGCTCGACAACTTTGTTTCCAGGCAGAATAAGGATCAAATGTATCAAATTAATATCAATCGAGGGCTTGTTGATACATTCTAGTCTTCCCCTGGGTTGATGTAATTTATTTTACTTGTCCTGGCATGGCCTCATGTCTACGTTCAAGTTGATATTGCTTTCTGCAATGAATTACTTGAAGAACATTCGTCTTGTTTCGACTTCTGCGGCTCTGGTCGCCGGAGGTCTTCTGGCAACATCACTCGTGACGAACACCCATTCGGCGAAAGCGGCCGTTGAGGATTACGAAATTAATGCCGCGACGATCTCTGGAGATCAGCGAAACACCGATTTCATTAATCGTGTTGGTGCAAAACAGCTTGTCAATGATCTGCGCCGCGGTGGATATGTGATCTATTTGCGTCACGCAAGAACCAACAAGGACTGGGGTGATCAGGTCAGTCCAAATTTGAATCTCGCTGATTGCAACACGCAGCGTCGTCTGAGCCCGGACGGCAAAAAAGAGGCTGTTGAGATTGGTCGGGGCGTCAAGGCGGCAAGAGTTCCAGTTGGCGATGTGATTTCCAGCGATTACTGCCGTGCATACAACACCGCTCAGCTTGCCTTTGGTAAATACTCAAAAAATTCAAATCTGAATTTCCTGCCGTGTGTGGATTGCACGCCTCAGGATTACAAGGAATATGCCAACAGGGTGGCTCCGCTCCTTTCGGCAAAGCCGGCCTCAGGCACCAATACATTTCTCGTTGGTCATGACGATCCCTTCCAGGGAGTCACTATGGGAGTGGTGCCGCCCGATGGGATTTATCCCGATCCAATGGGAGTTTCCTATGTGGTGAAGCCGATGGGCAACGGTCAGTTTGAACTGGTGGCCAAACTTCTTCCCACGCAGTGGAGAGCACTGTCTCAATTCTGAGTCAGACAGTGCGTTGATCTGATCAGTTCAGCGTTGGTTCTTTGAAAAGAGCCAACGCTTTTTCATGCCATTCAACGTTGGCTGGAGAGTGGAGTGTCAATGAGTCCCTTCAGGGGGCTGGTAGGTCGATGCCAGCACCGATATCCTTGGCCCCCGGCATCAAGGATGTGACCGCTGCCCAACAGCAGGACCAGCAACTGCAGCGACGTCTACAGCAGGACAGCATCCAGCTTGCTGGTAAGACCATTTACATCAACCCTTTCCTCTACTGGCGACGTTTTGACAGCAACACGGACCGTTGGCTGCGAGAACCCGGACAGCTGAATGAGGATCAGATCCAGCAGAACCGTGGTCGTTTCTATCCAGAGTTGGAGTGGTCTCTGCTGGATCCCACAGATCAGGAGATCAAGGATGGCGCCGTGGAGATGTTCCTGAAAAGCCTGGAACTGATCGGAACCTTTCATCCCGAGCTCACTTCCGGTCAACTGCTTGAGGTCGAGCGCAAGATGGCGATCACCAAAAAGCGCTCCTTCGAACGTTGGGTGGAGAAGTCGTACCGAAGGCGCTCTCGACTTCAAACGAGGGAGAAACGGCGGTTCGAACGCGATCGATTCTGGCGCGGCTGGTCCGAGTGGATTGCCCTCGACACCACGCATCATGCTTTGGTACCGATCGTGGCGATCGTTGTGTTGTCAGGTGTGATCGGCTGGACATTGGGATCATCTCGTTCAGCCTGTCCGACACTTGTTCTCCCTGCGGAGCAGACTGGACTGCGTTGAATCATCAGGCTTGCCTCTATGGCTGAAAGCCAACCACTCGATTCGTTGCGCCTGGCGCTGATGCAGGAGGTTCTGCCGATGGGACTGGCGTTTGTCGATCGCGTCCGCAGAGATGGTCCTGCCAAGGCGGTGGAGTCTGTTGCCAGGGGCAATGATCCCCTTGGTGATCTGCGCCAGCAGGGTGAAGCAGCGGCACGGGAGGTCCGTGAACGTCTGGATCAGATCAGCCCTGGGTTGGGCAATCCTGTGGTGTCAGTGCAGGTGGAGGTGGATGATCCTGTGGAGCCGCAGGTCCGGCTGGAGTCGGATCAGGGTGACTCTTTGCAGTTGCAGGACGTCCTGGAAAGGATTGATGGGCGTCTCCAGCGGTTGGATGCGCTGATGAACAAGGTGAGTTGACTGGGATGGCGGGTTCCGGTTTCTCGCAACGAGATGGTCAGCGTCAAACTGGTTTGCGCCAGCAGCCACTGGTGCTTCTGGCGCTCGTGCTGTTGGTGAGTGCGGCGATGGTCTCTCGTCTGGTGTGGCTTCAGCTGCTTGAGGGTTCCCGCTACCGCCAACTGGCTGATGAGAATCGCATTCGCCTTGTCCCTCGTTCACCCACGCGAGGGCGACTGCTGGATCGCAAAGGGCGGGTCTTGGCCTCCAGCAAATTGACCTATTCCCTCTATGTCGAGCCACGTTTGGTGGATGATGCCAGCTGGCCCGACCTGCGTGATCGTCTGGCCCGTTTGCTCAGCCTTGATGCGGCCGTGCTGGATCAGCGCCGTGGCAGCGGCCAGGCGCGGGACGGTTATCGCATCAATCTGGCTACGGACCTCAAGCCTGAACAGGTTCTGCGTTTCCGTGAGCAGTCGCTGGGATTGAAGGGTGCCCAGGTGGATGTGGACATTCTGCGCTTCTACCCCCACGGAACCCTGGCAGCCCATGCCCTGGGTTACACCCAGCCAATCACGGAGGAGGAGTACAAGACCCTTGCTGAAAAGGGATACAAAATTCGAGATCGCATTGGACGCATCGGCGTGGAGGCGGCCTATGAAAGTCATCTCCGCGGTGCCTGGGGTGGGCAGATGCTGGAGGTGAATGCCATGGGCGAGGTGCAGCGTCATCTCGGGGATCGTCCTTCGGTGGCAGGCAAGGACCTCAAGCTCACTCTTGATCTGGATCTTCAGAAGGCTGCGGAGCAGGCATTAGCTGACAAGCCTGGTGGCGCGATCGTCGCCATGGATCCCAGAAATGGCGCCATTCTTGCTCTGGCCAGCAAACCCACGTTCGATCCCAATTTCTTTTCCAAGCTCGTCACCACCCAGAAGGAGTACGACGCACTGTTTTCCAATCCGAAAAAGCCCCTGCTCAGCCGGTCCATGAATGCCTATGACCCCGGCAGCACATGGAAGGCCGTTACGGCGATGGCCGGCATGGAGTCCGGTAAGTTTCCTGCCGATACGAAACTCAACACCACCGCCTGCATTACCTACGGAGGTCATTGCTTCCCTGATCACAACGGTGCAGGCTTCGGTCGTATTGGCTATGCCGATGCCTTGCGTTTTTCCAGCAACACCTTCTTCTACCAAGTTGGTGTTGGCTCGGGATCCCTTGCGCTGAAGAAAGCTGCAGACGCACTCGGTTTCCAACAAAAGACCGGAATCGAGATCGGCTGGGAGGAAAGTGTGGGCCTGGTGGGTGACGAAGCTTGGGCGGCGGCGGGTCGGGGCTGGGCCGACCCCGGAACAACCCCGTGGATTCCTGAGGACATGGCCAGTGCTTCCATCGGCCAGTCGGTGGTGCAGATCACTCCCCTGCAGCTGGCCAGGGCTTATTCGGTGTTCGCGAATGGTGGCTGGCTGGTCACGCCTCATCTGGCTGATCAGGGGCTGGACTGGA
Above is a window of Synechococcus sp. BIOS-E4-1 DNA encoding:
- the guaA gene encoding glutamine-hydrolyzing GMP synthase, giving the protein MSQVPIEGQRQPAIVILDFGSQYSELIARRVRETEVFSVVLGYSTSVEELRQLAPKGIILSGGPSSVYADGAPLCDPQIWSMGIPVLGVCYGMQLMVQQLGGRVVAATGKAEYGKAPLEVDDPTDLLTNVDNGSTMWMSHGDSVEALPEGFVRLAHTANTPEAAVAHHERQLYGVQFHPEVVHSTCGMAMLRNFVYHICGCEPDWTTATFIEEAVKQIRDQVGEKRVLLALSGGVDSSTLAFLLKKAIGDQLTCMFIDQGFMRKGEPEFLMDFFDRKFNIYVEYIKARQRFLTKLKDVTDPEQKRKIIGTEFIRVFEEESRRLGPFDYLAQGTLYPDVIESAGTNVDPKTGERVAVKIKSHHNVGGLPKDLQFKLVEPLRKLFKDEVRKVGRSLGLPEEIVRRHPFPGPGLAIRILGEVTAEKLDCLRDADLIVREEVKEAGLYHDIWQAFAVLLPVRSVGVMGDKRTYAWPIVLRCVSSEDGMTADWSRLPYDLMETISNRIVNEVKGVNRVVLDITSKPPGTIEWE
- a CDS encoding histidine phosphatase family protein, producing MKNIRLVSTSAALVAGGLLATSLVTNTHSAKAAVEDYEINAATISGDQRNTDFINRVGAKQLVNDLRRGGYVIYLRHARTNKDWGDQVSPNLNLADCNTQRRLSPDGKKEAVEIGRGVKAARVPVGDVISSDYCRAYNTAQLAFGKYSKNSNLNFLPCVDCTPQDYKEYANRVAPLLSAKPASGTNTFLVGHDDPFQGVTMGVVPPDGIYPDPMGVSYVVKPMGNGQFELVAKLLPTQWRALSQF
- the mrdA gene encoding penicillin-binding protein 2; this encodes MAGSGFSQRDGQRQTGLRQQPLVLLALVLLVSAAMVSRLVWLQLLEGSRYRQLADENRIRLVPRSPTRGRLLDRKGRVLASSKLTYSLYVEPRLVDDASWPDLRDRLARLLSLDAAVLDQRRGSGQARDGYRINLATDLKPEQVLRFREQSLGLKGAQVDVDILRFYPHGTLAAHALGYTQPITEEEYKTLAEKGYKIRDRIGRIGVEAAYESHLRGAWGGQMLEVNAMGEVQRHLGDRPSVAGKDLKLTLDLDLQKAAEQALADKPGGAIVAMDPRNGAILALASKPTFDPNFFSKLVTTQKEYDALFSNPKKPLLSRSMNAYDPGSTWKAVTAMAGMESGKFPADTKLNTTACITYGGHCFPDHNGAGFGRIGYADALRFSSNTFFYQVGVGSGSLALKKAADALGFQQKTGIEIGWEESVGLVGDEAWAAAGRGWADPGTTPWIPEDMASASIGQSVVQITPLQLARAYSVFANGGWLVTPHLADQGLDWTDPARRSKVDIKPSTLNKIREGLLKVVSDGTGYGLNGPGIPPAGGKTGTAEDSTGGPDHAWFATYAPYPEGKIVIVAFAQNTPGGGSVHALPMAKKVMEVWNRTRGKP